Proteins encoded within one genomic window of Humulus lupulus chromosome 1, drHumLupu1.1, whole genome shotgun sequence:
- the LOC133803429 gene encoding uncharacterized protein LOC133803429 isoform X1, with protein sequence MLGVSLDLSLSFSHGRKMKKAWMNGRVRTEASLGDRLRTEMMRQHHCLTVTLSLSISLPHSLFLSLRHCLVRSSLCLLQMCDRVMELEAWGVQQGGLVMDSTGWLSCGCDGACGGGSCDRFDFGKMLYYKMTICVAIYFFIEYEFKKNFKGFMWISLI encoded by the exons ATGCTAGGTGTCTCTCTCGATCTCTCACTCTCTTTCTCACATGGCCGAAAAATGAAGAAGGCTTGGATGAATGGAAGGGTACGTACAGAGGCTTCTCTAGGAGACAGGCTTCGAACAGAGATGATGCGACAACACCATTGTTTGAcggtaactctctctctctctatctcgctccctcactctctctttctctctttgagACACTGTCTCGTCCGATCttctctctgtttgttgcagATGTGCGACAGGGTGATGGAACTTGAGGCTTGGGGCGTGCAACAGGGAGGTTTGGTCATGGATTCTACAGGGTGGCTCAGTTGTGGGTGTGATGGTGCCTGCGGGGGCGGTTCGTGCGACAGGTTCGACTTCGGCAAG ATGCTATATTACAAGATGACCATATGTGTGGCCATATATTTTTTCATAGAGTATGAGTTCAAAAAGAATTTCAAGGGCTTTATGTGGATCTCCTTGATTTAA
- the LOC133803429 gene encoding uncharacterized protein LOC133803429 isoform X2, producing the protein MLGVSLDLSLSFSHGRKMKKAWMNGRVRTEASLGDRLRTEMMRQHHCLTVTLSLSISLPHSLFLSLRHCLVRSSLCLLQMCDRVMELEAWGVQQGGLVMDSTGWLSCGCDGACGGGSCDRFDFGKVALQQMISSRCYITR; encoded by the exons ATGCTAGGTGTCTCTCTCGATCTCTCACTCTCTTTCTCACATGGCCGAAAAATGAAGAAGGCTTGGATGAATGGAAGGGTACGTACAGAGGCTTCTCTAGGAGACAGGCTTCGAACAGAGATGATGCGACAACACCATTGTTTGAcggtaactctctctctctctatctcgctccctcactctctctttctctctttgagACACTGTCTCGTCCGATCttctctctgtttgttgcagATGTGCGACAGGGTGATGGAACTTGAGGCTTGGGGCGTGCAACAGGGAGGTTTGGTCATGGATTCTACAGGGTGGCTCAGTTGTGGGTGTGATGGTGCCTGCGGGGGCGGTTCGTGCGACAGGTTCGACTTCGGCAAGGTTGCACTTCAACAAATGATTTCTTCTAG ATGCTATATTACAAGATGA
- the LOC133829505 gene encoding zinc finger BED domain-containing protein DAYSLEEPER-like, with protein sequence MEVEKHNPTQTQDPSNPSQNVTPTTTNETNTQKRKPKKTSDVWVHFKPVEGGDPKNPRCICIHCGANYAYNPTRNGTSTIRAHLNKCKKFPGREEDKKHKLFSFTKKEEGSNSLVAVSWTKEGAREHLAKYIILDELPFRHVEGEGFRQYSHYMNPKFDPPSRITIARDIYNVYVDEKKKLKSVMSRERVCLTTDTWTSIQNINYMCVTSHWIDGDWKLHKRIIGFFQVSNHKGETIANEMMGCLKDWGIWKVFTVTVDNASSNDTALERLKKKLVGDGLKDLHSSICSIRNAVRYVRSSPARLRRFKECAKEENIQSKALLSLDVPTRWNSTYLMLEAALKFKKAFSRLEGDLNFTSYFDEPLNGREVDGPPSELDWDNAIVFLKFLKTFYQLTLKFSGSLYSTSNLYFLEICEVKQELNVLSEDSDNLLGNMAASMRKKFDKYWGNPEKMNVVLFLGIVLDPRYKLEYVAVCFSYIYEETVAKNLLKSIEDKLRRMFHEYIDIPPPPTNTKSVEEASQPIQSTEVFTLGAKRQIHSTFMRQKAIKRDGSERNEVDRYLDADSDDFGDDFDILAWWKQNSCRYKVLSRIARDVLATPISTVASESTFSTGVVIREYMDEIEGYKDCVEVLPDMATPNIFNMYQAEEEEEVPQLRRKSSRTHTGETSQGPTKKSRTEDPPRDAPTEQTSAHPPNPTEKQTPSATPKPPAAPTGKQITREEALGVKILSRTLRSARDRLERIGKSDRVKDAMGADFSYLLEDVRNAELARCATQLAEEEARARIPDSPSLAVVEEEVAVGCL encoded by the exons ATGGAAGTTGAGAAACATAATCCAACCCAAACTCAAGACCCCTCCAATCCATCCCAAAATGTTACTCCTACTACCACTAATGAAACTAATACACAAAAAAGAAAGCCTAAGAAAACTTCAGATGTTTGGGTCCATTTTAAACCAGTTGAGGGAGGTGATCCTAAAAATCCTAGGTGTATATGTATTCATTGTGGGGCTAACTACGCTTACAATCCAACAAGGAATGGGACTTCTACAATTAGGGCTCATTTGAATAAATGTAAGAAATTTCCAGGAAGGGAAGAAGATAAGAAACATAAATTATTTTCTTTCACTAAAAAGGAAGAGGGTTCTAATAGCCTGGTAGCGGTGTCTTGGACTAAAGAGGGTGCTAGAGAACATTTAGCAAAATATATTATATTGGATGAGCTTCCCTTTAGACATGTAGAAGGAGAGGGATTTAGGCAGTACTCCCATTACATGAATCCAAAGTTTGACCCTCCATCTAGGATTACTATTGCTAGAGATATTTACAATGTGTATGTGGATGAGAAGAAAAAACTGAAAAGTGTGATGAGTAGGGAGAGAGTATGTTTGACTACAGACACATGGACTTCCATTCAAAACATCAATTACATGTGCGTGACATCACATTGGATCGATGGAGATTGGAAATTGCATAAGAGGATAATTGGTTTTTTTCAAGTCTCCAATCACAAAGGGGAAACAATTGCAAATGAAATGATGGGATGTTTGAAAGATTGGGGAATATGGAAGGTGTTTACTGTGACAGTTGACAATGCATCTTCTAATGACACGGCTCTTGAGAGGTTAAAAAAGAAATTGG TTGGAGATGGTTTGAAGGACTTGCACTCATCTATATGTAGTATTCGTAATGCAGTGAGATATGTTAGATCTTCACCGGCACGACTTAGAAGGTTCAAGGAATGTGCAAAGGAGGAGAACATTCAATCCAAGGCATTGTTGTCCTTGGATGTTCCAACTAGGTGGAATTCGACGTACTTGATGCTTGAAGCTGCTTTGAAATTTAAGAAAGCTTTCAGTAGATTAGAGGGGGATTTGAATTTCACTAGCTACTTTGACGAACCCTTGAATGGTAGAGAGGTAGATGGCCCTCCAAGTGAGTTAGATTGGGATAATGCAATTGTGTTTCTCAAGTTTTTGAAGACTTTTTATCAGTTGACTCTCAAGTTTAGTGGATCATTGTATTCCACGAGCAACCTTTACTTCTTAGAAATTTGTGAGGTGAAACAAGAGTTGAATGTTCTATCTGAAGACTCAGACAATTTGTTGGGCAATATGGCAGCTAGCATGCGGAAGAAGTTTGACAAGTATTGGGGTAATCCCGAAAAGATGAATGTTGTTCTATTTCTTGGTATAGTACTTGATCCACGATATAAATTGGAGTATGTTGCAGTGTGCTTTAGCTATATCTACGAGGAAACAGTTGCAAAAAACTTGTTGAAATCTATTGAAGATAAATTGCGTAGGATGTTCCATGAGTACATCGATATCCCTCCTCCACCAACCAACACAAAATCAGTTGAAGAAGCTTCTCAACCTATACAGTCAACAGAAGTTTTTACCTTGGGTGCTAAACGACAAATTCATTCGACCTTTATGAGACAAAAGGCAATAAAGCGAGATGGGAGTGAGAGGAATGAAGTTGATCGATACTTGGATGCAGATTCTGATGactttggtgatgactttgatatACTAGCATGGTGGAAGCAAAATTCTTGTAGGTACAAAGTGTTGTCAAGAATTGCAAGGGATGTGCTTGCAACTCCCATTTCTACAGTTGCCTCAGAGTCGACCTTTTCTACTGGAG TTGTCATTCGTGAATATATGGATGAAATTGAAGGTTATAAAGATTGTGTTGAAGTTCTTCCAG ACATGGCTACTCCCAACATTTTCAACATGTatcaggccgaggaggaagaggaagttccccaACTCCGGCGAAAGTCATCAAGGACGCACACCGGCGAGACCAGTCAGGGGCCCACCAAAAAGAGTCGAACCGAAGATCCTCCAAGGGACGCACCTACTGAGCAAACTTCCGCCCATCCTCCGAATCCTACGGAGAAACAGACTCCTTCTGCCACGCCAAAACCTCCGGCTGCGCCTACCGGAAAGCAAATTACTCGGGAAGAAGCTCTCGGGGTCAAAATCTTGAGCCGCACTCTGcgatcagccagggatcgccttgaACGCATCGGTAAAAGCGAccgtgtcaaggatgcaatg ggtgccgacttcagctatcttttgGAAGACGTTAGGAATGCCGAGCTGGCGCGTTGTGCtacccaactggccgaagaggaggcaagagctagGATCCCTGACTCCCCAAGCCTGGCTGTCGTAGAAGAAGAAGTTGCTGTTGGATGCCTgtga
- the LOC133803429 gene encoding uncharacterized protein LOC133803429 isoform X3 — MLGVSLDLSLSFSHGRKMKKAWMNGRVRTEASLGDRLRTEMMRQHHCLTMCDRVMELEAWGVQQGGLVMDSTGWLSCGCDGACGGGSCDRFDFGKMLYYKMTICVAIYFFIEYEFKKNFKGFMWISLI, encoded by the exons ATGCTAGGTGTCTCTCTCGATCTCTCACTCTCTTTCTCACATGGCCGAAAAATGAAGAAGGCTTGGATGAATGGAAGGGTACGTACAGAGGCTTCTCTAGGAGACAGGCTTCGAACAGAGATGATGCGACAACACCATTGTTTGAcg ATGTGCGACAGGGTGATGGAACTTGAGGCTTGGGGCGTGCAACAGGGAGGTTTGGTCATGGATTCTACAGGGTGGCTCAGTTGTGGGTGTGATGGTGCCTGCGGGGGCGGTTCGTGCGACAGGTTCGACTTCGGCAAG ATGCTATATTACAAGATGACCATATGTGTGGCCATATATTTTTTCATAGAGTATGAGTTCAAAAAGAATTTCAAGGGCTTTATGTGGATCTCCTTGATTTAA